Sequence from the Thermocoleostomius sinensis A174 genome:
GAAGCAGGTGGGTTGGCAGTTTTAGCCCATCCGGCGCGTTACCGTCGATCGCCTGCCATGCTAATTCCAGAAGCCTCGCGGTTAGGTATTGATGGCATTGAAACCTACTATGCCTACGGCAATCCGTCACCTTGGGAACCCAGCCCCAAGCAAATGATGGAAGTATCTGCTCTAGGCACGATGTACGGGTTGCTTAATACCTGTGGTACTGATACCCACGGGTTAAGGTTGATGCAGCGTTTGTAGGTCCGGTGGTGCGGCTTAAACATAGGCGGCTTAAACATAGGCTATAGCTCGATCAGCATTTCCACCATGCTGACCCGGAAGCCGCAGGTGGTAAACAACTTGCGAGCGATTTCGTTGTTGGCAGCAGTATCCAGTCGAACCTGCTCAACCCCTACCTGTCGAAAGTGTTCGATCGCCCGCTGTATCAATTGCCGAGCTACTCCTCGGTGACGATAGGCTTCCTCTACCCAAAGATCATGAATAAAGCCATATTCCTTGACTCGATAAATGGGAATTTCGCGTTCTACTGTGGCAATCAACAGCGCGACAAGAACCGGGTCAGAGCCGATCGAATCTTCAGCCACCAAACATACATGGCGCGAATTTTTCATTAATTGATCTAGCCAGGACATGTAGCGTTGCTCTGGATTTGGTAAAAAGCCATACTTGGCTGGATCTAGGGCTTGGTGGAAAGCACATGTTTTGGCAACGAGGGGCAGCATGGATGGAATATCAGTCAGTGTTGCAGTACGAATGATCATATGAATTCATGAATTCAGCACTATCAATGCTGTAGTGAATCAGTTCAGCCCCAGCTATTTGCGATCGTCTGACTGGGATCATGCCTAGCTTGTCCAGCACTCGCTGCGACGCGATGTTTGGCACATCTGTACTGGCGGCTATGCGATCGAATTTTAGAGTATGAAAGCCGTAATGCAGCATGGCCCGGGCCGCTTCTGTTGCCAGGCCTTGTCTCCAACAGTCAAATGCTAACCCATACGCCAGTTCCAGTTCGGGCGGTGTGTGGAAATACCAGAACCCGCAGAAGCCGATCAATCGCTGTAAGTCGGTGGCAAAAAATAAGCCCCACAGGCCAAAGCCGTGCTGTTGAAACAAAATCAAGCTTTCCTCTACCCAGTCGGCAATTTGTTGATCTGACACAATCTGATCATCACAAAGAAACCGTCGGACTTGAGGATGAACTACGATCGCGTGTAGCGCCGCAGAATTCGATCGATCGAGCGGACGTAAGCACAACCGAGGGGTGTAAATCTCATAACGGGAAGCCTGGAAATGCACTGGCAAGGATGAGGGATAAACGATGAAGACGATC
This genomic interval carries:
- a CDS encoding GNAT family N-acetyltransferase, which encodes MAGAGRSHSRVGDEGIGGWRLGILCFFSIALYYESSEVPRRQMPLGAGFTEVEWFCQTANHKTCPHRNVEIVFIVYPSSLPVHFQASRYEIYTPRLCLRPLDRSNSAALHAIVVHPQVRRFLCDDQIVSDQQIADWVEESLILFQQHGFGLWGLFFATDLQRLIGFCGFWYFHTPPELELAYGLAFDCWRQGLATEAARAMLHYGFHTLKFDRIAASTDVPNIASQRVLDKLGMIPVRRSQIAGAELIHYSIDSAEFMNSYDHSYCNTD
- a CDS encoding GNAT family N-acetyltransferase; the protein is MIIRTATLTDIPSMLPLVAKTCAFHQALDPAKYGFLPNPEQRYMSWLDQLMKNSRHVCLVAEDSIGSDPVLVALLIATVEREIPIYRVKEYGFIHDLWVEEAYRHRGVARQLIQRAIEHFRQVGVEQVRLDTAANNEIARKLFTTCGFRVSMVEMLIEL